The proteins below are encoded in one region of Myxococcales bacterium:
- a CDS encoding MATE family efflux transporter, which yields MLSQNALNLVDTAMVGRLGPSALAAVGLGGISNFVLSAIILGLGTGVQATAARRLGEQRDSETAIALNGGLLLALSLALPWSLFLYWRAPDIFAFLISDHKVLDQGVPYLRMRMIAMLAMGMNASFRGYWNATNRSGLYMRTLIVMHLTNVFLNWIFIFGKFGMPAMGVTGAGLSSAIATYLGTLLYFFLGWSCARENGFLSGLPTRRELKKLFLLSLPACLQQFFFAAGMTAFMWMVGRMSTDAVAITHVVVNLMLVGVLPSLGFGMASASLVGQAMGRADNADAKRWAWDVAKIGCVVVACIALPALIAPKLILSVFLKDPRLLALAVWPLRIVAVSLAFDTFGTVFMHSMLGAGDTSTVMKVSFSLQWILFLPLVYLVGPVLGWGLVAVWGAQGAYRVLQSGVFLSLWQRGGWQVAKV from the coding sequence ATGCTTTCTCAGAATGCGTTAAACCTGGTCGATACAGCCATGGTGGGACGTTTGGGCCCAAGCGCCTTAGCCGCAGTGGGTCTCGGAGGCATCTCTAATTTTGTGCTCTCGGCCATTATTCTTGGTCTTGGCACGGGTGTACAGGCAACCGCTGCACGCCGGCTCGGCGAGCAGCGCGACAGTGAAACAGCAATTGCGCTCAACGGTGGATTGCTGCTTGCGCTTTCTCTTGCACTGCCCTGGTCTTTGTTTTTGTACTGGCGTGCGCCCGACATCTTTGCTTTTCTTATTTCCGATCACAAGGTTTTAGACCAAGGTGTTCCTTATTTGCGCATGCGCATGATTGCCATGCTGGCGATGGGTATGAACGCTTCGTTTCGTGGCTATTGGAATGCAACCAATCGCTCGGGGCTGTATATGCGCACGCTGATAGTGATGCACCTCACCAATGTTTTTCTAAATTGGATCTTTATTTTTGGTAAGTTTGGCATGCCGGCTATGGGCGTTACGGGTGCCGGTCTCAGTTCCGCCATCGCGACCTATCTTGGGACTTTGCTCTATTTCTTTTTGGGGTGGAGTTGTGCTCGGGAAAACGGTTTTCTGTCCGGGCTCCCAACCCGACGCGAGCTAAAAAAGCTTTTTTTGCTTTCTTTGCCAGCGTGTTTGCAACAGTTTTTCTTTGCAGCAGGGATGACTGCCTTTATGTGGATGGTGGGCCGGATGAGCACCGATGCGGTCGCGATAACTCATGTGGTTGTTAATCTCATGTTGGTTGGGGTGCTACCTTCGTTGGGATTTGGTATGGCCTCGGCATCCTTGGTCGGACAGGCCATGGGGCGTGCGGATAACGCGGATGCAAAACGATGGGCCTGGGATGTTGCCAAAATAGGTTGCGTTGTCGTGGCGTGTATTGCCCTTCCAGCGTTGATTGCGCCAAAGTTAATTCTTTCCGTTTTCCTTAAAGATCCGCGATTGCTGGCTTTGGCCGTATGGCCACTGCGGATTGTCGCTGTGAGCTTGGCGTTTGATACCTTCGGTACGGTTTTTATGCATTCGATGCTGGGCGCAGGCGATACCTCGACGGTGATGAAAGTCTCGTTTTCCTTGCAATGGATTCTTTTTCTTCCGCTGGTGTATTTGGTAGGCCCCGTATTGGGTTGGGGTCTTGTTGCGGTTTGGGGCGCGCAAGGGGCGTATCGCGTGCTTCAGTCCGGCGTTTTTCTATCACTATGGCAGCGTGGTGGCTGGCAAGTTGCAAAGGTGTAA
- a CDS encoding serine/threonine protein kinase: MVQPAGGAQPGLEDFEQPVRFGKYVLLDRISIGGMAEVFKAKLSGAAGFEKIIAVKRILPALLKDKEFIEMFVDEAKIAGQLTQENICPIFELGKVGESYYIAMEHIWGKDLLQIINRFRRMRRYMPPVMAAWIASKLCEALDYAHRKTDTNGNPLNIIHRDISPQNVIVGYEGQVKLIDFGIAKAASRTTRTRAGVLKGKFGYMSPEQVKGHELDPRSDIFTVGTCLWEMTVGARLFLGESDFSTLEKVRRSKVSKPSDRVSNLPEEYENIIMRALERDPNKRFQSAAEMLEALQAFLIKQRPPFGTSTLSNWMKTAFAQEVKNEHEKLEKLIRVEPLKQSQGLRPASQLAEAVAQSPEVALPKAGSGRVSTPGTVKLDSSEIEVGEIDAVSIATESTLLRDETASEDLPEIASQPTFVFFSAEDDVQGSAGQSSSGLKIKEQRQSEEENRVARGLGHAREVAGVTSENASWAEQPLGSRMPEPSASWKIPTLDPQAQRPSFLPASPSSRSSASSGFVWFLLGALAFVGLAGGVWWFTHSRFGSLHLDTRPEVTAEVLVDGIARGNSPLKIEEQEAGAHDIKLLAPGFKPAERRVEIVPSKATTLTVVLLREKPRAVAVKQEEQDIRKAPVAPEEDTVRSEDDEISPSSEEEQLNEMDTTDDSESELVPAKGTGIVTVRSSRRSNIFVDGKDTGKETPQRKLELTPGLHTIGLKTSDGVMHNYKVTVREGKRLILHKQP; encoded by the coding sequence ATGGTTCAGCCCGCAGGAGGAGCACAGCCGGGCCTCGAGGACTTTGAGCAACCTGTTCGGTTTGGAAAGTACGTGTTGCTCGACCGTATCAGCATCGGCGGGATGGCTGAGGTGTTTAAGGCAAAACTCAGCGGTGCGGCGGGTTTTGAAAAGATTATCGCTGTAAAACGCATCCTTCCGGCTCTGCTAAAAGATAAAGAATTTATCGAAATGTTCGTTGATGAGGCCAAGATTGCTGGCCAGCTTACGCAAGAAAACATTTGCCCAATCTTCGAGCTCGGTAAAGTAGGCGAGTCGTATTACATTGCGATGGAGCATATCTGGGGCAAGGATCTCCTTCAGATCATTAACCGTTTCAGACGTATGCGTCGTTATATGCCGCCCGTGATGGCGGCTTGGATTGCTTCAAAATTGTGTGAAGCTTTGGATTATGCGCATCGCAAAACCGACACGAACGGCAATCCATTAAATATTATCCACCGCGATATTTCCCCTCAAAACGTGATCGTCGGATACGAGGGGCAGGTTAAACTTATCGACTTTGGCATTGCCAAAGCTGCTTCACGAACAACACGTACGCGTGCGGGTGTTCTCAAAGGTAAGTTTGGTTATATGAGTCCAGAGCAAGTCAAAGGACATGAACTGGATCCACGTTCTGATATTTTTACGGTAGGTACCTGTCTGTGGGAAATGACTGTTGGAGCGCGGTTGTTTCTTGGTGAGAGTGATTTTTCCACCCTGGAAAAAGTCCGGCGCTCGAAAGTGTCTAAGCCCTCAGATCGCGTCTCAAACCTTCCCGAGGAATATGAAAACATCATCATGCGGGCGCTTGAGCGTGATCCAAATAAACGTTTTCAGTCTGCTGCAGAGATGCTCGAAGCGCTTCAAGCTTTTTTGATTAAGCAGCGACCTCCGTTTGGGACTTCGACCTTATCCAACTGGATGAAAACTGCCTTCGCCCAAGAAGTAAAGAACGAGCACGAGAAGCTTGAAAAGCTCATTCGTGTTGAGCCTCTAAAGCAAAGCCAAGGGCTTCGACCGGCCTCACAGCTTGCTGAGGCCGTGGCCCAGAGTCCCGAAGTTGCCCTGCCGAAAGCTGGTTCGGGCAGGGTCTCAACCCCTGGCACCGTGAAGCTTGATAGTAGCGAGATCGAAGTTGGCGAAATCGATGCAGTCTCCATTGCAACGGAGTCAACCCTGCTTAGGGATGAAACCGCCAGTGAAGACCTCCCGGAGATTGCTAGTCAACCTACTTTTGTTTTTTTTAGTGCTGAGGATGATGTTCAGGGATCTGCCGGTCAGTCCTCCTCTGGGCTGAAAATTAAAGAACAACGGCAAAGCGAAGAAGAAAATCGTGTTGCGCGGGGACTTGGCCATGCACGGGAAGTTGCTGGAGTCACGTCAGAGAATGCTTCTTGGGCCGAGCAGCCTCTCGGGTCCCGGATGCCTGAGCCCAGTGCTTCGTGGAAAATTCCTACCCTTGATCCTCAGGCGCAGCGCCCGAGTTTTCTTCCTGCATCGCCATCGTCTCGTTCTTCTGCGAGCTCTGGTTTCGTTTGGTTCTTACTGGGAGCGCTTGCTTTTGTGGGGCTAGCCGGCGGTGTTTGGTGGTTTACGCATAGTCGTTTTGGCTCTTTGCATCTAGATACCCGGCCGGAAGTGACCGCCGAGGTCTTGGTGGACGGTATTGCCCGAGGCAATAGTCCATTGAAGATTGAAGAGCAAGAAGCCGGTGCTCACGATATCAAGTTGTTGGCTCCTGGCTTTAAGCCAGCAGAACGGCGCGTCGAGATAGTACCCAGCAAAGCAACCACACTCACGGTTGTTTTACTGCGTGAAAAGCCCAGAGCCGTTGCAGTCAAACAGGAAGAGCAAGACATTCGGAAAGCACCCGTCGCTCCTGAGGAGGATACTGTTAGATCTGAAGACGACGAAATTAGCCCTAGCTCTGAAGAAGAACAGCTAAATGAAATGGATACAACCGACGATTCCGAAAGCGAACTAGTTCCGGCAAAAGGAACGGGCATCGTCACAGTACGTTCGTCCCGTCGATCTAACATCTTCGTAGACGGTAAAGACACAGGAAAAGAAACTCCTCAACGTAAACTTGAACTCACACCGGGTCTTCATACGATAGGACTGAAAACGTCTGATGGAGTCATGCATAACTATAAGGTGACGGTTCGCGAGGGCAAGCGCCTTATATTGCACAAGCAACCGTAA
- a CDS encoding TIGR04552 family protein, protein MILRGGSVIDWHRLNFESSEEIGEFLSAQEFETDNPNDQIRMEVIKNEAISYLRRNFDFPIPKPVSTASVPDLLALASSKGHRQLCACTILKAMHIIHHLQARELLFMLPISDQEVFQLVEEKVYRVIGGMLAHGFPITEFIGGRKNKDSLYTKLLSKQETVAAQVYDKLRFRIVTRSVDDIFPTLNYLMSKLFPFNYVIPGQSTNTLINFREYCEKQPHLEGMINDLQLSADLEDRMAKLDNRFSAESYRVMHFVVDMPIRLNKELLGQAPPAAKTLGPVIFSQTEFQVIDRNTDQSNELGEASHAAYKVRQKKAVMRRLKMGLELDPEK, encoded by the coding sequence ATGATTCTACGCGGCGGCTCCGTCATCGACTGGCACCGGCTCAATTTTGAATCAAGCGAAGAAATCGGTGAGTTTCTCAGCGCACAAGAATTCGAAACCGACAACCCAAACGATCAGATCCGCATGGAGGTCATTAAAAACGAAGCCATCAGCTACCTAAGACGCAACTTCGATTTTCCGATACCGAAACCCGTTTCCACCGCATCTGTGCCTGATTTGCTCGCGCTTGCTTCGAGCAAAGGACATCGCCAATTGTGTGCTTGCACCATTCTCAAAGCAATGCACATCATCCACCATCTCCAAGCACGCGAACTTCTATTCATGTTGCCTATTTCCGATCAGGAAGTGTTTCAACTGGTCGAAGAAAAAGTCTATCGCGTCATTGGCGGTATGCTTGCCCACGGTTTTCCTATCACCGAGTTCATCGGTGGGCGAAAGAACAAAGATTCGCTATATACCAAATTGCTATCAAAACAAGAAACCGTCGCTGCACAAGTCTACGACAAGCTTCGTTTTCGCATAGTAACTCGTTCCGTGGACGATATCTTTCCCACACTCAACTACTTAATGTCGAAGCTTTTTCCCTTTAACTATGTCATCCCAGGGCAGTCGACGAACACGCTTATTAATTTTCGAGAATATTGCGAAAAGCAGCCCCATTTAGAAGGAATGATAAACGATCTTCAGCTTTCAGCAGATCTCGAAGACCGTATGGCAAAACTAGACAACCGCTTCAGTGCTGAAAGCTACCGTGTCATGCATTTTGTAGTCGACATGCCCATACGCCTGAACAAAGAACTCTTGGGTCAAGCACCACCAGCGGCTAAAACGCTCGGCCCTGTTATCTTCTCGCAAACAGAGTTTCAAGTCATCGATCGCAATACAGATCAGTCCAACGAGTTGGGCGAAGCAAGCCATGCTGCTTACAAAGTACGACAGAAAAAAGCAGTCATGCGGCGCCTAAAAATGGGCCTCGAATTAGACCCGGAGAAATAA
- the lon gene encoding endopeptidase La, whose protein sequence is MPFVSDSSVLSHLPILALRDTVVFPAAVIPVHVARPSSIRLVSELLRSEKQVIGVVTQLSAANEAPDYDDLYSVGTLVRALKIIKLNEGNYSVVLQGVARFRLVEKVEHPDFLCAHVERVEEHGLRDEEINALTVNLREAAREIFDEQGYVDSEATHAIDVVQDPGSLADLVASHLNFATETKQQVLAAIDLRERLRVAMSAVLRYQEVSKVKKEISSIVQNEMSKSQREFLLRQQLRTIRKELGESDEIEDELDAFSENLARKDMPKEAAEMARKQISRMRSMASQSSEYQVARSYVEWLLDLPWSERVPERFDVPEVRCVLDEDHYGLEKVKRRILEYIAVRKLRADARGPLLCFAGPPGVGKTSLGRSISRATGRPFVRVSLGGVQDEAEIRGHRRTYVGALPGRIITALKNSGASNPVMLLDEVDKMASDGRGSPAHALLEVLDPEQNSAFTDHYIEVPVDLSNVLFIATANRKDTIPGPLLDRFEVVDLPGYTRDEKLAIARDFLLPKQLSEHGITPERFELLEEGLDYLVDHYTREAGVRGLERQLASMCRDLALNLASGEDLQVKADSKHVRKVLGPPRFEPPTAEHALAPGVATALSWTPAGGDLLLVEASRMPGQGAVHLTGQMGGVMKESVATAFTYIRARAQALGLPEDFLSKIDVHVHLPQGALPKDGASAGVAIYASLLSMLTEKELSAAVAMVGEITLRGSVLRVERVKEKCLAAHRAGLKRILLPRHNAPDLEEIPEHVRNALDIRLISKIEEVMPLLQL, encoded by the coding sequence ATGCCATTTGTTTCTGATTCATCTGTTTTAAGTCATCTACCCATTTTGGCCCTTCGGGATACCGTTGTTTTCCCCGCAGCGGTTATTCCAGTGCACGTTGCCAGACCCTCATCTATTCGCTTGGTCTCAGAGCTACTGCGAAGTGAAAAACAGGTCATTGGTGTTGTCACTCAGCTTTCCGCAGCGAATGAGGCGCCTGATTATGATGATCTGTATTCCGTAGGCACGCTTGTTCGGGCTCTCAAGATCATCAAGCTGAACGAGGGCAACTACAGCGTCGTGCTACAAGGCGTGGCTCGTTTTCGCTTGGTAGAAAAAGTAGAGCATCCAGACTTTCTTTGTGCACATGTTGAGCGAGTTGAGGAACACGGCTTGCGAGACGAAGAAATTAACGCGTTGACTGTTAACTTGAGAGAGGCTGCGCGCGAGATCTTCGATGAACAAGGCTATGTGGATTCTGAAGCGACGCACGCAATCGACGTAGTGCAGGATCCAGGCTCCCTTGCCGATCTGGTCGCATCCCATCTAAATTTCGCTACTGAAACCAAACAACAAGTTCTCGCGGCGATTGATCTTCGTGAACGTCTTCGTGTGGCAATGTCGGCGGTACTTCGCTACCAAGAAGTTTCAAAAGTTAAAAAAGAGATCTCTAGTATCGTGCAAAATGAGATGTCAAAGTCGCAACGCGAATTTTTACTGAGGCAACAATTGCGAACCATTCGCAAAGAGCTTGGTGAAAGCGATGAAATAGAAGATGAGCTGGATGCTTTTAGTGAAAATCTAGCGCGGAAAGATATGCCTAAAGAGGCTGCGGAGATGGCCCGAAAACAAATTTCTCGTATGCGTTCGATGGCATCTCAGTCTTCGGAATATCAAGTTGCCCGCAGTTATGTTGAGTGGTTGTTGGATTTGCCCTGGTCCGAACGCGTTCCAGAGCGTTTTGATGTTCCTGAGGTGCGTTGTGTCTTGGATGAGGATCACTACGGTCTTGAGAAAGTAAAGCGACGCATTCTGGAATACATCGCAGTACGAAAATTGCGAGCTGATGCGCGCGGACCTTTACTTTGTTTTGCAGGGCCGCCTGGCGTAGGAAAGACTTCTTTGGGGAGGTCCATTTCAAGGGCTACCGGCCGACCTTTTGTTCGAGTATCTCTGGGTGGTGTTCAGGACGAAGCAGAGATTCGTGGCCATCGACGAACCTATGTTGGAGCCTTGCCTGGTCGCATTATCACTGCCTTGAAGAACTCCGGTGCATCCAACCCCGTTATGTTACTTGATGAGGTTGATAAGATGGCCTCCGATGGTCGTGGCTCGCCTGCGCATGCTTTGCTCGAAGTGCTCGATCCTGAGCAAAACAGTGCTTTTACTGATCACTATATTGAGGTGCCTGTCGATTTATCGAATGTACTGTTTATTGCGACAGCAAATCGCAAAGACACCATTCCCGGCCCACTTTTGGATCGCTTTGAGGTCGTCGATCTACCTGGCTATACAAGGGATGAAAAGCTTGCCATTGCGCGTGATTTTTTGCTTCCCAAGCAACTCTCCGAGCATGGCATCACGCCAGAACGCTTCGAGTTGCTTGAAGAAGGCTTAGATTATTTGGTTGATCACTACACGCGCGAGGCAGGGGTACGCGGACTAGAGCGCCAATTGGCGAGTATGTGTCGGGACTTGGCTTTAAATCTTGCTTCGGGTGAAGACTTGCAGGTCAAGGCTGATTCTAAACATGTTCGCAAGGTTCTCGGTCCACCTCGTTTCGAGCCGCCTACCGCTGAACATGCGTTGGCTCCGGGTGTTGCAACAGCGCTGTCATGGACTCCTGCCGGTGGCGATCTTTTGCTGGTGGAAGCCTCGCGTATGCCTGGGCAGGGTGCGGTGCATCTCACCGGGCAGATGGGCGGGGTTATGAAGGAGTCCGTAGCCACTGCCTTTACCTACATTCGCGCGCGGGCTCAGGCCTTGGGACTGCCTGAGGACTTTCTCAGTAAAATCGATGTGCATGTTCATCTTCCTCAAGGCGCGTTGCCTAAAGATGGTGCCAGTGCTGGCGTTGCAATCTATGCATCCTTGCTTTCGATGTTGACTGAAAAAGAGCTAAGCGCGGCGGTGGCTATGGTAGGCGAGATCACGCTTCGTGGATCGGTGCTCCGAGTCGAGCGTGTTAAAGAAAAGTGCCTTGCAGCACATCGTGCGGGATTGAAGCGCATTCTACTCCCTCGACACAATGCACCCGATCTGGAAGAAATTCCTGAGCACGTTCGCAATGCACTCGATATTCGATTGATTTCAAAAATCGAAGAAGTTATGCCTCTGTTGCAGCTTTGA
- a CDS encoding biopolymer transporter ExbD, whose translation MANMSDIRRIVRRKLRKYEAPEENFLNIYPMMDMMTILLVFLIMQFAVTSADIVQSDQLQIPYSSSQKEAEESTSITIASNAIVFEDKNLMPLKDGLVDASQKQGGGNGFLVTALFKALESRREELKLIAQYRNDRQFEGDVRIIADKRTPFRTLSEIIYTCGQSQFSKMRFVVLKEGGE comes from the coding sequence GTGGCCAACATGTCAGATATTCGTCGCATCGTTCGACGCAAACTCCGCAAGTACGAAGCGCCAGAGGAAAATTTTCTAAACATCTATCCCATGATGGATATGATGACGATCTTGTTGGTGTTCTTGATCATGCAATTTGCGGTCACTTCTGCGGACATCGTTCAAAGCGACCAGCTACAAATACCTTACTCGAGCTCCCAAAAAGAAGCTGAAGAAAGCACCTCCATTACCATCGCGAGCAATGCAATTGTCTTTGAGGATAAAAACCTCATGCCCCTAAAAGATGGCTTGGTTGATGCCAGCCAAAAACAAGGCGGCGGCAACGGATTTCTCGTCACCGCCCTGTTCAAAGCGCTTGAAAGCCGACGTGAAGAGCTCAAGCTGATTGCACAATACCGCAATGACCGACAATTCGAGGGAGACGTCCGAATCATCGCGGATAAGCGTACACCTTTCCGTACGCTCTCGGAAATCATTTACACCTGTGGTCAGTCCCAGTTCAGCAAGATGCGTTTTGTCGTGCTTAAAGAAGGCGGCGAATAG
- a CDS encoding biopolymer transporter ExbD encodes MASELTPQQRNYIRKHTKVQDLDPSETAGELNIVPFLDIVVNLIMFLLMTTVSVIAIAQIDAQLPSLGRSSGKNSGTGSSLNLSVTITDNGVMVAGSGGKLAPGCQTTTVTGTITVPKHGKEYDWAALTKCVAQVKSVPDFSDETQVIVTANPMIEYIHLVNAMDAVRAQGDKELFPDVLLSAGVR; translated from the coding sequence ATGGCGAGCGAACTCACACCACAGCAGCGAAATTACATCCGTAAGCACACCAAAGTGCAGGATTTGGATCCATCCGAAACGGCCGGCGAACTCAATATCGTCCCCTTCTTGGATATCGTGGTCAACTTGATCATGTTCCTGCTAATGACCACCGTCTCCGTGATTGCGATCGCGCAAATTGATGCTCAACTGCCTTCCTTAGGACGAAGCAGTGGCAAAAATTCGGGGACGGGAAGCTCGCTCAATCTCAGCGTCACTATAACCGACAATGGGGTCATGGTAGCTGGCTCAGGCGGAAAACTAGCCCCCGGCTGCCAGACCACAACCGTAACGGGCACCATCACCGTACCCAAACACGGCAAAGAGTATGACTGGGCGGCGCTCACCAAGTGTGTGGCACAAGTCAAATCCGTGCCTGATTTTTCGGATGAAACGCAGGTCATTGTCACGGCAAACCCCATGATTGAGTACATCCATCTCGTTAACGCGATGGACGCTGTCCGTGCACAAGGCGACAAAGAGTTGTTCCCCGATGTGCTACTTTCAGCGGGAGTTCGCTAA
- a CDS encoding MotA/TolQ/ExbB proton channel family protein, translating to MEKIWHFLLDGAPFSFINVAILALVIGIIADRAYYITTKYRVNSTEFMAQIRKLVQAGNIDRAIKLTDAAPYPLLQVVKAGLTQVNRGEDAVVASLEERMAEVVPALEKRIGSLWSFANIATLIGLLGTIKGMIVAFSAVADANAADRARILSGGIAEAMYNTALGLGIAVLCMIFHLFLHGLAKRHKHDLENATMKLENMLTIKGRTAE from the coding sequence ATGGAGAAGATCTGGCATTTCCTATTGGACGGCGCACCGTTCTCGTTCATCAACGTCGCAATTTTGGCTTTGGTCATAGGGATCATCGCTGACCGCGCTTATTACATCACCACGAAGTACCGCGTGAACTCAACGGAGTTCATGGCGCAAATTCGCAAGTTGGTGCAAGCAGGCAACATCGATCGCGCTATCAAGCTCACCGATGCAGCACCCTATCCTTTGCTACAAGTCGTCAAAGCTGGCCTCACGCAAGTCAATCGCGGCGAAGATGCCGTCGTGGCTTCGCTGGAGGAACGCATGGCGGAAGTGGTTCCTGCCCTTGAAAAACGCATTGGCTCACTGTGGTCTTTTGCTAACATCGCCACCCTTATCGGCTTGCTTGGAACCATCAAGGGCATGATCGTGGCTTTCTCGGCAGTCGCAGACGCTAACGCAGCGGATCGCGCGCGCATTTTGTCTGGCGGTATTGCTGAAGCCATGTACAACACCGCGCTCGGTCTGGGTATCGCGGTGCTTTGCATGATTTTCCATCTCTTTTTGCACGGCTTAGCCAAGCGTCATAAGCATGACCTTGAAAACGCCACCATGAAGCTCGAGAACATGCTGACCATCAAAGGCCGTACAGCCGAATAA
- a CDS encoding MotA/TolQ/ExbB proton channel family protein: MASLAQSFHEGGAFMYPILVWLAISIGFIVERSIYLYKSSINKDVFLATMQKCILAGDVGRAIKLCSAANAPLARIVKAGLMKVNRPDAEVQAAMDEEALREMPQVEKRTPFLALFANLAMLSGLLGTVIGLITAFKGVAGADATSKATILAKGISEAMNCTAFGLMSAIVALVGFAILNGKTQRIIDDINGATVQVLNLVVSNRSKVDLSGV, encoded by the coding sequence ATGGCAAGTTTGGCACAGAGCTTTCACGAAGGCGGCGCCTTCATGTATCCTATTCTGGTTTGGCTAGCGATTTCGATCGGCTTTATCGTAGAGCGATCGATTTATCTCTATAAGTCATCCATCAACAAAGACGTATTCCTTGCTACGATGCAGAAATGCATTTTGGCAGGTGACGTAGGTCGCGCAATTAAATTGTGCTCGGCCGCAAATGCACCGTTAGCCCGCATTGTTAAAGCAGGTCTTATGAAAGTGAATCGCCCGGATGCTGAAGTTCAAGCGGCGATGGATGAAGAAGCACTTCGAGAAATGCCACAAGTCGAAAAGCGCACACCGTTTTTGGCCTTGTTTGCAAACCTTGCGATGCTTAGCGGCTTGCTTGGTACGGTTATCGGTTTGATCACGGCGTTTAAAGGCGTGGCCGGTGCGGATGCAACTTCAAAAGCTACTATCTTGGCTAAAGGTATTTCAGAAGCCATGAACTGTACGGCTTTTGGACTTATGTCAGCGATTGTTGCGCTTGTTGGCTTTGCTATTCTAAACGGCAAAACACAGCGCATTATTGACGACATCAACGGTGCAACGGTTCAGGTGCTCAACCTAGTAGTAAGCAACCGTTCCAAAGTTGATCTTTCGGGCGTCTAA
- a CDS encoding biopolymer transporter ExbD gives MASISTGGGGHGGKKAVDHEIPLIPFIDLLLCCVMFLLVTAVWNQLARINANQQQPGQASPDAPPPEEKVQLFVKVQNGGLVLASSMGDEVQIPKVGDSYDLEGLRDKLTERKKLEPNRKDIIVAPEDGVMYADIVSVMDLVVGHGYPEMS, from the coding sequence ATGGCTAGTATCAGCACAGGTGGTGGTGGGCACGGCGGAAAAAAGGCAGTTGATCACGAGATTCCGTTAATCCCCTTTATCGATTTGCTTTTGTGCTGCGTTATGTTTCTTCTTGTGACAGCGGTTTGGAACCAGCTTGCACGAATTAACGCCAATCAGCAGCAGCCAGGACAAGCAAGTCCAGATGCTCCGCCGCCAGAAGAAAAGGTTCAGCTTTTCGTCAAGGTGCAAAACGGTGGCCTGGTGCTGGCGAGCTCGATGGGCGATGAGGTGCAGATTCCAAAAGTCGGTGACTCTTATGACCTTGAAGGTTTGCGTGATAAGTTAACTGAACGAAAAAAGCTTGAGCCAAACCGTAAAGACATCATTGTAGCGCCTGAGGATGGCGTGATGTACGCAGACATCGTTTCCGTGATGGATTTGGTAGTTGGTCACGGTTACCCCGAAATGTCGTAG
- a CDS encoding biopolymer transporter ExbD, translated as MPIQKPGRVLLHNIPLKFVHDRVAGGGRKAVDSSIALVPFIDFLIVLVVFLLISFSATGELLAQQPNLQMPSGTNVIDLEIAPIIAINPQVVTLDAGDGARRIADTSTLAASPEAERIEPLIEDLQTAKRNWSILHPSDEFPGTVILQADKSIDFRVIKKIMYSTAQAGYANVSFAVNRVSKSK; from the coding sequence ATGCCTATTCAAAAGCCAGGTCGTGTTCTTCTTCATAATATTCCGCTCAAGTTTGTTCATGATCGGGTTGCTGGTGGTGGACGCAAAGCAGTTGATAGTTCGATTGCGCTTGTGCCATTCATCGACTTTCTGATTGTGCTCGTTGTTTTCTTACTTATTTCTTTTAGTGCAACGGGTGAACTGCTAGCGCAGCAACCGAATTTGCAGATGCCTAGCGGCACAAACGTCATTGACTTGGAGATCGCCCCAATCATTGCCATTAATCCGCAGGTGGTCACGCTTGATGCCGGTGATGGCGCACGACGCATAGCCGATACGAGCACTCTTGCGGCAAGCCCTGAAGCAGAACGAATCGAGCCATTGATTGAGGATTTGCAAACAGCCAAGCGAAACTGGTCGATTTTGCATCCATCCGATGAGTTTCCTGGCACGGTGATTTTACAAGCCGATAAAAGCATTGATTTTCGCGTGATCAAAAAGATTATGTATTCGACAGCGCAAGCTGGCTATGCAAACGTGAGCTTTGCAGTGAACCGCGTGAGTAAATCGAAATAG